The Podospora pseudocomata strain CBS 415.72m chromosome 1 map unlocalized CBS415.72m_1, whole genome shotgun sequence genome has a segment encoding these proteins:
- a CDS encoding uncharacterized protein (EggNog:ENOG503NXT1; COG:S; antiSMASH:Cluster_2) codes for MPSKGVQVFTYIGVPDISIELSVPKQTITRRDQGFWSGSLEVEARNIDSFFNKKGRFTFKVFHRGNQITEQWIDVNALTGNASGGTMESIAETPSIFHDNFIISYGLYEAGPGHDPLPNQHQCYVTVTQNYTNWITNLAPPGSDFEKKPFHRLVLPSAHDVGMNSMESSAALLRKVGGAVVSTMLTRTDDKICRVVDKLSGYPIELIAPNIIYSLSITQKDSLESMLRIGARYFEFRPARLHSSIRGRDALPDKLYFMHSAIPGMGYDTFLEGIVKFLRANKNEIIVVQLRWDGVPSDCAHPSSEEKKQYLEKAIRDHAGGEINVGNLDDMKHRTISELRRDKKRLLMLDSVDTLSTYTEDGNATINGQSIVDAFPRVLEDRGAQRRAGFVLIQCQATATNIQKALLHSIKDAGVTTSVLLATKGLCDHKTLPWCRDNVVDRCELGKTVVLMNDWLDGATVDVAVGLSRRRLAK; via the coding sequence ATGCCCAGTAAAGGGGTCCAAGTCTTCACTTACATCGGTGTACCCGATATCTCCATTGAGCTCTCGGTCCCCAAACAAACCATCACCCGACGAGACCAAGGCTTCTGGAGTGGCTCCCTCGAAGTCGAAGCCCGCAACATCGATAGTTTCTTCAACAAAAAAGGTCGCTTCACCTTCAAAGTCTTCCACCGCGGCAACCAAATCACAGAACAATGGATCGACGTCAACGCCCTAACCGGCAACGCCAGCGGCGGCACAATGGAATCCATAGCCGAAacaccctccatcttccacgacaacttcatcatctcctACGGCCTCTACGAAGCCGGGCCCGGTCatgacccccttcccaaccaacaccaatgCTACGTGACCGTGACCCAAAACTACACCAACTggatcaccaacctcgcccccccAGGCTCAGATTTTGAAAAGAAACCCTTCCAccgcctcgtcctcccctccgctCACGACGTGGGCATGAACAGCATGGAATCCagcgccgccctcctccgcaaaGTAGGCGGCGCCGTCGTCTCAACAATGCTCACCCGCACCGACGACAAGATCTGCCGGGTGGTCGACAAGCTCTCGGGGTACCCCATCGAGCTCATAGCCCCCAATATCATCTACAGCCTCTCCATCACGCAAAAAGACTCGTTGGAATCCATGCTCCGGATCGGAGCGCGGTACTTTGAGTTTCGTCCCGCCAGACTCCACAGCAGCATCCGTGGCCGGGACGCGTTGCCGGACAAGCTGTATTTTATGCACAGCGCCATCCCAGGTATGGGGTATGACACTTTCCTGGAAGGCATCGTCAAGTTCCTCCGTGCCAACAAGAATGAAATAATCGTGGTGCAACTCCGGTGGGATGGCGTCCCGTCTGACTGTGCCCATCCTTCcagcgaggagaagaagcagtaTCTTGAGAAGGCGATCCGTGATCATGCCGGGGGTGAGATCAACGTGGGCAATCTGGATGACATGAAACACCGGACTATTTCTGAGTTGAGGAGGGATAAGAAGAGGTTGCTTATGCTTGATAGTGTGGATACTTTGTCGACTTATACTGAAGATGGAAATGCCACGATCAACGGGCAGAGTATTGTGGATGCTTTCCCGCGGGTGTTGGAGGATAGGGGGGCGCAGAGGAGGGCTGGGTTTGTGTTGATCCAGTGTCAGGCTACGGCGACTAATATCCAGAAGGCGCTGTTGCATTCGATAAAGGATGCGGGGGTGACGACGAGTGTGTTGTTGGCGACGAAGGGGTTGTGCGATCATAAGACGCTGCCGTGGTGTAGGGATAATGTGGTGGATCGGTGTGAGCTGGGGAagacggtggtgttgatgaatGATTGGCTTGATGGGGCGACGGTGGATGTGGCGGTTGGGCTGAGTaggaggaggttggcaaAATGA
- a CDS encoding uncharacterized protein (COG:S; EggNog:ENOG503P8X3; antiSMASH:Cluster_2) — MQLSHLLLLAGALTATAHPSGHAHLHRSIHEKREGGITFLKAVHKPLPEPTETAPEPTPEPPKASIAAVEPSPSPKPKPEPAPAPAPAKEESESSNDSDSEDGYKPFCGSSKRKTKRVTWEQIHYTGNTGTANGCPWNSNLQVVSTKASKQYKYVQNYKNVGKVPYEVICFNKIGADGGVTGSFKVEGQNQLVFKLQPGETKSVVADSNTQGVCAFAPNSVPTTSHGQYAGNWAEFDFENTSNKGWSGADCSSLVAQAYNMDFPGCRMSQGGVDSSIYPDGTAENAYIRGLEAEDGIGLNIEPGPTVIEVLCGLEKGM, encoded by the coding sequence ATGCAACTCTCCCACCTTCTGCTCCTCGCCGGTGCGCTCACCGCCACTGCCCACCCTTCCGGCCAtgcccacctccaccgcagcATCCATGAGAAGCGCGAAGGAGGTATCACCTTCCTCAAGGCCGTTCACAAGCCCCTCCCTGAGCCAACTGAGACTGCCCCTGAACCCACTCCCGAACCTCCCAAGGCATCCATCGCAGCTGTAGAGCCCTCTCCTtcgcccaagcccaagcccgaGCCCGCTCCTGCTCCCGCCCCTGCTaaggaggagagcgagagCAGCAACGACTCTGACTCGGAAGATGGTTACAAACCCTTCTGCGGCTCCAGCAAGAGGAAGACCAAGCGTGTCACCTGGGAGCAGATTCATTACACCGGTAACACCGGCACTGCTAACGGCTGCCCATGGAACTCCAACCTCCAGGTCGTTTCCACCAAGGCCTCCAAGCAATACAAGTACGTTCAGAACTACAAAAACGTCGGCAAGGTCCCCTATGAGGTCATTTGCTTCAACAAGATCGGTGCCGATGGCGGTGTGACTGGCTCCTTCAAGGTCGAGGGTCAGAATCAGCTCGTTTTCAAGCTCCAACCCGGCGAGACCAAGTCTGTTGTTGCCGATTCCAACACACAGGGTGTTTGCGCCTTCGCGCCAAACTCtgtccccaccaccagccacgGCCAATACGCCGGCAACTGGGCCGAGTTCGACTTCGAGAACACTAGTAACAAGGGGTGGTCCGGCGCCGACTGCTCTTCCCTCGTTGCCCAGGCTTACAACATGGACTTCCCCGGCTGCCGCATGTCCCAGGGCGGTGTTGATTCATCCATCTACCCCGACGGAACTGCCGAGAACGCCTACATTCGCGGGTTGGAGGCTGAGGATGGCATTGGCCTCAACATCGAGCCCGGCCCGACCGTCATCGAGGTCCTCTGCGGTCTCGAGAAGGGCATGTAA
- a CDS encoding uncharacterized protein (EggNog:ENOG503NY9X; COG:S; antiSMASH:Cluster_2) — translation MKSLAPQFTEFFRFELLRILGTAPFHGCDVSEWAEATESIKQDDPESWYGAWTQAAERVEVMAEEAMKNGDHHAARWAFLRACNYRRASEFMLHVQPSDPRLLASLVKASDNFRQASKLLNSPVETLEIPFGNGSTLPGYLFLPAGGTRAGHREEKTPILVATGGFDSIQEELFFGMADGARVRGYACVTFEGPGQGVVARRGTDRLLLRPDWEVVIKAVLDHIFQLAVAKPHLNLDLSRIALVGASMGGYFALRGATDPRVSAVVSVDGFYDLGEMMASRTPRFLWPESLGDGIFNWLLGSAQRWYFQTRWEFQHAMLATGATTPAEVYRQLARYHLRGPEGGPSVLDRIKCPALITGSRDTLYWSLEESTYRIVRELTSLEEGKDKKVWIPTGWGQGSLQAKVGAFSHFHHNMFSWLDDVFGIGAE, via the coding sequence ATGAAAAGTTTGGCACCCCAATTCACCGAATTCTTTCGCTTTGAACTACTTCGGATTCTCGGAACGGCACCCTTCCACGGCTGCGACGTAAGCGAGTGGGCAGAGGCGACGGAGTCAATCAAGCAAGATGACCCGGAAAGCTGGTATGGAGCGTGGACGCAGGCAGCAGAGAGAGTCGAAGTAATGGCGGAAGAAGCCATGAAGAACGGTGATCATCATGCGGCAAGATGGGCATTCCTGCGGGCGTGCAACTACCGACGAGCCAGCGAGTTCATGTTGCATGTGCAACCCAGCGATCCCCGACTCCTCGCATCCTTGGTCAAGGCTTCCGACAATTTTCGACAGGCCAGCAAGTTACTGAATAGCCCTGTTGAAACATTGGAGATTCCCTTCGGCAATGGCTCGACGCTGCCGGGGTATCTATTCCTGCCAGCAGGAGGCACAAGGGCGGGTCACCGTGAGGAAAAGACGCCAATCCTGGTGGCAACCGGCGGTTTTGATTCAATCCAGGAAGAGCTCTTCTTCGGCATGGCTGACGGTGCTCGTGTACGGGGCTATGCTTGCGTCACTTTTGAAGGGCCGGGACAAGGAGTTGTGGCACGACGTGGTACTGACCGGCTCCTGCTGCGCCCCGACTGGGAGGTTGTAATCAAAGCCGTTCTCGATCACATCTTCCAATTAGCCGTTGCCAAGCCGCACCTCAACCTGGATCTGTCCCGCATCGCGTTGGTTGGCGCGTCGATGGGTGGGTATTTTGCTCTCAGGGGTGCAACCGACCCCCGCGTGTCCGCTGTCGTTTCGGTGGATGGGTTTTACGACCTcggggagatgatggcgtCCCGTACTCCTCGTTTCCTATGGCCTGAGAGCCTCGGTGACGGAATCTTCAACTGGCTTCTCGGGTCAGCACAAAGGTGGTATTTTCAGACACGTTGGGAGTTCCAACATGCCATGCTTGCAACGGGCGCTACTACACCAGCCGAAGTGTACCGGCAGTTGGCTCGCTATCATCTGCGCGGGCCTGAAGGGGGTCCGAGTGTCCTCGATCGGATCAAGTGCCCGGCCCTGATTACCGGTTCGAGGGACACGCTGTATTGGTCGTTGGAGGAGAGCACGTACAGGATCGTGCGGGAGCTGACGAGcctcgaggaggggaaggacaagaaggtgTGGATTCCAACGGGTTGGGGACAGGGCTCGCTGCAGGCCAAAGTCGGAGCCTTTTCCCACTTTCATCACAACATGTTTTCGTGGTTGGACGACGTGTTCGGGATTGGCGCTGAGTAG
- a CDS encoding uncharacterized protein (SMCOG1005:Drug resistance transporter; SMCOG1005: EmrB/QacA; EggNog:ENOG503NW5M; COG:U; antiSMASH:Cluster_2) produces MDATTECKTQSHDPTIEPVPTDGQTGGRYGWRFSAILVALSLTSILAGLEIGCIATAMPTIVKALGTGDESETIYVWVANAYFLTMTAFQPLYGQAANIFGRRTMTVLAVVFFAIGSAISGAASSMPMLVAGRAIMGVGGGGILVMIEIIICDLCPQRDRPKYLGIVMSIFGLAMCVGPLIGGGLAEHASWRWIFYLNLPVAAVSLVPLLLFLRVKYKRDAIGKMLARVDWGGNTLFAAAVTSILVALTWGGTEHAWSAWQTLVPLFLGIAGLGLFLWLESTTLIEQPTMPLRLFANRTSSGAFGLTFVASILTYWMAYWLPIYFQAVKEDSPTQSGISTLPVSMIMIPFSILAGGGVTVLGKFRPFQFAGISLMTIAMGLFSLLDIESSKGHWVGFQVVAAAGGGLLLTCTLPAVQAPLPEADVAIATATWGFLRSFGGIWGIAIPTAIFNSHVNTLLDQGRVSEEAVVNALRNGGAYALASVGFIQSIPPDIKQQVKTVYVESLRLVWQVAIGFGVLGFLITIIIKEVKLREDLETDFGLVDGANNSSSSEVAAESGRGVVKSKAEKSVTGTA; encoded by the exons ATGGACGCCACGACAGAGTGCAAAACGCAAAGTCATGATCCAACTATCGAGCCAGTCCCAACGGACGGGCAAACGGGAGGTCGATATGGCTGGCGTTTCAGT GCAATTCTCGTCGCCCTATCTCTGACTTCGatcctcgccggcctcgaAATCGGATGCATCGCCACTGCTATGCCCACGATTGTCAAGGCTCTTGGCACTGGAGATGAAAGTGAGACTATCTACGTCTGGGTTGCCAATGCCTACTTCCTCACCATGACGGCTTTCCAG CCTCTCTACGGTCAGGCTGCCAATATCTTTGGCCGGAGAACCATGACAGTGCTAGCCGTTGTATTCTTCGCCATCGGATCTGCGATCTCTGGCGCTGCTAGTAGCATGCCCATGCTCGTAGCCGGGAGAGCTATTATgggcgttggtggtggcggcattCTCGTCATGATCGAGATCATCATCTGCGATCTCTGCCCCCAGCGCGACAGGCCCAAATATCTGGGAATAGTGATGAGCATCTTTGGTCTGGCCATGTGCGTTGGTCCACTGATCGGCGGTGGTCTGGCAGAGCATgcgagctggagatggatcTTCTATCTCAACCTTCccgttgctgctgtctcccTCGTCCCACTGTTGCTTTTTCTGCGCGTCAAGTACAAGAGGGACGCGATTGGAAAGATGCTCGCGCGGGTAGACTGGGGAGGAAATACCCTTTTCGCAGCAGCTGTCACGTCCATTCTAGTGGCGCTTACCTGGGGAGGGACAGAACACGCTTGGTCGGCATGGCAGACACTTGTTCCGCTATTCCTCGGAATTGCAGGTCTAGGCCTCTTTCTCTGGCTTGAGTCAACAACACTCATTGAGCAACCAACAATGCCTCTCCGACTCTTCGCCAACCGCACCTCTTCGGGAGCATTCGGTCTTACCTTTGTCGCTTCCATCCTGACCTATTGGATGGCGTACTGGCTACCTATCTACTTTCAAGCTGTCAAAGAAGATTCCCCAACACAGTCTGGAATCTCTACGTTACCTGTGTCGATGATCATGATCCCCTTCTCGATTCTTGCAGGAGGCGGCGTGACAGTACTCGGAAAGTTCCGCCCATTCCAATTCGCAGGCATCTCTTTGATGACCATAGCCATGGGCCTGTTCTCTCTTCTGGACATCGAATCGTCAAAGGGACATTGGGTcggcttccaggttgttgctgctgccggcggcggcttgCTGCTAACCTGCACACTCCCTGCCGTCCAAGCACCACTTCCCGAAGCTGATGTTGCCATTGCCACAGCAACTTGGGGGTTCTTGCGAAGCTTCGGTGGCATCTGGGGCATCGCCATCCCAACTGCCATTTTCAACTCGCATGTAAACACCTTGCTCGATCAAGGCCGAGTGAGCGAAGAGGCTGTTGTCAACGCCTTGCGAAATGGCGGCGCATATGCCTTGGCTTCGGTGGGTTTCATCCAGTCTATTCCACCTGATATCAAACAGCAGGTCAAGACGGTCTACGTAGAAAGCTTGCGGCTCGTGTGGCAAGTTGCTATCGGATTTGGCGTCCTTGGCTTTCTCATcacaatcatcatcaaggaggtCAAGCTGCGGGAGGATCTTGAGACTGATTTTGGACTCGTCGACGGAGCCAATAACAGTTCCAGCTCAGAGGTGGCTGCAGAAAGCGGGAGAGGCGTTGTGAAAAGTAAGGCCGAAAAGTCCGTGACCGGCACAGCATAA
- the SKI6 gene encoding Exosome non-catalytic core component (BUSCO:EOG0926407T; EggNog:ENOG503NW91; COG:J; antiSMASH:Cluster_2) has product MPLDTSTYGLALLRVDGRRWNELRRIHGQIRTQAAADGSSYLEMGHTKVMCVVTGPSEPGPRRGGAAGGASGGGGSGGQSKDAEVVVNIVIAGFSSVDRKRRGRGDKRTLEMQLTLSNTLAATLHTHLFPHSQINISLHVLSQDGSLLAALINAATLACVDAGIPMTDYVTACTAGSTSTYAANDEGADPLLDLNHQEEQELPGLTVATLGESDKVVALVCESRVQISRLEGMLAVGVDGCKQVREILDQVIKAQGRKMILEGTVDKGTGLNDMDLD; this is encoded by the exons ATGCCGCTCGACACATCAACCTAcggcctcgccctccttcGCGTCGACGGACGGAGGTGGAACGAGCTCCGTCGCATCCACGGCCAAATCCGCACCCAAGCCGCAGCCGATGGCTCGTCCTACCTCGAAATGGGCCACACAAAAGTCATGTGCGTCGTCACCGGCCCTAGCGAGCCCGGTCCGCgccgtggaggagcagcagggggagccagcggcggcggtggatcTGGCGGGCAGTCCAAAGAcgcagaggtggtggtcaacaTCGTCATTGCTGGGTTCAGTTCGGTAGAtaggaaaagaagggggaggggtgacaA GCGCACCCTAGAAATGCAactcaccctctccaacaccctcgccgcgACCCTCCAcacccacctcttcccccacTCCCAAATCAACATCTCCCTCCACGTCCTCTCCCAGGACGGCTCCCTCCTCGCAGCcctcatcaacgccgccacGTTGGCGTGTGTGGACGCCGGTATCCCCATGACAGACTACGTGACCGCCTGCACGGCCGGTTCAACCTCGACCTACGCCGCCAACGACGAGGGCGCCGACCCGTTGCTCGATCTCAACCAccaggaagagcaagaacTACCCGGGCTGACAGTAGCCACCCTTGGTGAAAGCGACAAGGTCGTGGCGTTGGTGTGCGAGAGCAGAGTGCAGATCAGCCGGTTGGAGGGCATGCTGGCTGTGGGAGTGGACGGGTGCAAGCAAGTGAGAGAGATTCTGGATCAGGTTATCAAAGCGCAGGGGCGAAAGATGATCTTGGAGGGGACAGTAGACAAGGGGACGGGACTCAATGATATGGATCTGGATTAA
- a CDS encoding uncharacterized protein (EggNog:ENOG503P1GJ; COG:S; antiSMASH:Cluster_2) produces MHIVKAFATGLLLLANHAGVLAQDPGAGAPDNSNPLAIYPPCAQNCIITAFTNHTFCSSPLDQECTCTSPDFNGFMHECILATCTIREALFTHNISSTTCQVPVFDRSPEIIRETAAMLITICLLVTARIGYKIYYAEGDRFMFSRPKAHTTSQNGLWWDDYALVFLLLCGGIPAMVLTIFFLAPNGLGKDMWAVPFEDIDKLFKFSFVSGVLYLPQVAALKLTFLFFYLRIFPSPGTRRVIWGTIVFTSLYGLTFFLLAIFQCSPIEDWYKWDGTGTGKCLNKDAIQWSCAIISIVLDVWMIGIPLWSMRIVKLHWKKKVGVGAMFAVGLLVTIVCCIRLRYIADITSSQNPTQDLFNIIRWSTIEGFTSSVCACMPFIRQVLVRIFPKAMRTGTTKKSTYAYNVHSFGNTLKGHGVSVNSDMTVTVNDPGLNGKVYHKDFPYPYNVPHSESTAALAEREGANRDGQAQYQGSDGTSVIIVQGNTPPPSGDIPLKNVHRPQRY; encoded by the exons ATGCACATCGTCAAAGCGTTCGCGaccggcctcctccttctcgccaaCCATGCCGGCGTCCTCGCTCAGGACCCGGGTGCCGGCGCACCCGATAACTCCAATCCCCTAGCCATCTACCCACCATGTGCT CAAAACTGCATCATCACCGCTTTCACAAACCAcaccttctgctcctcccccctagACCAAGAATGCACCTGCACCTCCCCCGACTTCAACGGCTTCATGCACGAGTGCATCTTGGCCACCTGCACTATCCGCGAAGCCCTCTTCACCcacaacatctcctccaccacctgccaAGTCCCCGTCTTTGACCGCTCCCCGGAAATCATCCGTGAGACCGCTGCCATGCTCATCACCATTTGCCTCCTCGTCACCGCAAGAATAGGTTACAAGATCTACTACGCCGAAGGGGACAGGTTCATGTTTTCCCGGCCAAAGGCGCATACCACTTCCCAGAACGGGCTCTGGTGGGACGACTACGCGCTGGTTTTCCTGCTCCTGTGCGGTGGGATACCAGCCATGGTGTTGACCATCTTCTTTTTGGCGCCGAATGGCCTGGGGAAGGATATGTGGGCTGTCCCGTTTGAGGACATTGACAAGCTTTTCAAATTCAGCTTTGTTTCCGGGGTGTTGTATCTACCTCAGGTGGCGGCCTTGAAGCTGACGTTTTTGTTCTTTTACCTGAGGATCTTCCCCTCGCCGGGGACCAGGAGGGTGATTTGGGGGACGATTGTCTTTACCAGCTTGTACGGGTTGACATTTTTCCTTTTGGCCATCTTCCAGTGCTCGCCGATTGAGGATTGGTACAAGTGGGATGGCACCGGGACGGGGAAGTGTCTGAACAAGGACGCCATACAGTGGAGCTGCGCGATTATCAGTATTGTGCTGGATGTGTGGATGATTGGGATTCCGCTTTGGAGCATGAGGATTGTGAAGCTGCattggaagaagaaggtcgggGTGGGGGCTATGTTCGCTGTTGGTTTATT GGTAACCATCGTCTGCTGCATCCGACTGCGGTACATCGCCGACATCACCAGCTCgcaaaacccaacccaagatctcttcaacatcatccgGTGGTCCACGATCGAAGGCTTCACCAGCTCGGTCTGCGCCTGCATGCCCTTCATCAGACAAGTCCTGGTGCGCATCTTCCCCAAGGCGATGCGCACAGGAACAACAAAGAAGTCGACCTACGCCTACAATGTGCACAGCTTTGGAAACACCCTCAAGGGTCACGGTGTCTCTGTCAACTCCGACATGACAGTCACTGTTAATGACCCAGGGTTAAACGGAAAGGTCTACCACAAAGACTTTCCATATCCCTACAACGTGCCACACTCGGAATCCACAGCCGCATTGGCTGAGCGTGAAGGGGCAAACAGAGATGGGCAAGCCCAATATCAGGGGAGCGATGGGACGTCCGTGATCATTGTTCAGGGGAACACTCCGCCGCCATCAGGAGACATTCCTTTGAAAAATGTACACCGGCCTCAAAGATATTAA
- a CDS encoding uncharacterized protein (COG:S; EggNog:ENOG503PEP6; antiSMASH:Cluster_2), producing MADQAAALPQPPTQLIKFSVYLYKKEDIDYDEFLNWVTKEYPSKAAPIMKRHGIVQWTQTVTPPHFRTPFRAALQHMGRDKWTVPDYDVVMSYWIPTPDTMQALTQDPEWIELETKEAMPRANMTVGHFEIGHEIVQFGEVRSQGTA from the exons atggccgacCAAGCTGCCGCACTGCCTCAGCCGCCTACTCAGCTCATCAAGTTCAGTGTTTACCTCTACAAGAAAGAGGATATTGACTATGATGAGTTTCTCAACTGGGTAACCAAGGAGTACCCCTCCAAGGCAGCCCCCATCATGAAAAGACACGGTATTGTGCAATGGACACAG ACCGTGACCCCTCCGCATTTCCGGACCCCCTTCCGCGCTGCTCTTCAGCACATGGGAAGGGACAAGTGGACGGTCCCCGACTACGATGTGGTCATGTCGTATTGGATCCCCACCCCCGATACCATGCAGGCTCTGACCCAGGACCCTGAGTGGATCGAACTGGAGACCAAGGAAGCAATGCCGCGGGCTAACATGACAGTTGGTCACTTTGAGATAGGGCATGAGATCGTCCAGTTCGGTGAAGTACGGTCTCAGGGAACTGCTTAG
- a CDS encoding uncharacterized protein (COG:O; antiSMASH:Cluster_2; EggNog:ENOG503NYC8): MHHPTLCAVAVALLSALPGAQAGLYSKKSPVLQVDAKSYDRLIAKSNHTSIVEFYAPWCGHCKNLQPAYEKAAKNLAGIAKVAAVDCDDDANKQFCGQMGVQGFPTLKIVRPKKGGGKPMVQDYNGQRTASGIVEAVVQAMNNHVVKVEDKTLDKFLDDEKDAPKALLFTDKGTTSSLLKSIAIDFLDVITVGQVRNTQAKAVEKFGITKYPTLILLPGGDAPAVTYDGELKKEALVTFLSQAGAPNPDPAPAKPKAAKKEKKAEKKTEKKTEKKADSSESSSTAESEPDVPTQEAPVIIEKALPIPTINSQEKLIKECLTEKSHTCVLAFVSNSESDSAKKALDSLAQLSFKYAQGKRNLFPFYEVPTSINGAAPLLRALDLTNEVEIIAINARRGWWRHFEGADFAHTTVESWIDAIRMGEGSKKKLPEGIVAISVEQPTPATPEPEADPTAADTPDATEAATSEEPTPLTPEENATRVPPESSATEATDPEPECQTGAAEQCGARPAAEHDEL; the protein is encoded by the exons ATGCATCACCCCACACTCTGTGCCGTGGCAGTTGCCCTGCTGTCTGCGCTTCCAGGAGCTCAGGCTGGTCTCTACTCCAAGAAGTCTCCTGTCTTGCAGGTGGATGCGAAGAGCTATGACAGACTGATTGCTAAGAGCAACCATACCTCT ATTGTCGAATTCTATGCCCCATGGTGCGGCCACTGCAAGAACCTTCAGCCAGCCTACGAAAAGGCTGCCAAGAACCTGGCTGGGATCGCCAAGGTAGCCGCGGTGGACtgcgatgatgatgccaaCAAGCAATTCTGCGGTCAGATGGGCGTGCAGGGCTTCCCAACGCTCAAGATTGTCAGGCCAAAGAAGGGAGGTGGCAAGCCGATGGTGCAAGACTACAATGGCCAAAGAACAGCAAGCGGTATTGTCGAGGCTGTGGTGCAAGCCATGAACAACCACGttgtcaaggttgaggaCAAGACCCTGGATAAGTTCTTGGATGACGAGAAGGACGCCCCAAAGGCTCTTCTCTTTACTGACAAGGggaccacatcctccttgcTCAAGAGCATTGCCATTGACTTCCTCGACGTGATCACAGTCGGACAGGTGCGGAATACTCAGGCCAAGGCCGTGGAGAAGTTCGGCATCACCAAGTATCCCACCCTTATCCTTCTGCCGGGCGGAGATGCCCCAGCGGTAACCTACGACGGagagctcaagaaggaggctTTGGTCACATTCCTCTCGCAAGCCGGAGCGCCCAACCCTGACCCAGCGCCTGCTAAGCCCAAGGCTgcaaagaaggaaaagaaagctgagaagaagactgAGAAGaagaccgagaagaaggccgattCATCCGAGTCGTCATCCACAGCCGAATCCGAGCCCGATGTTCCAACACAAGAAGCccccgtcatcatcgagAAGGCCTTGcccattcccaccatcaACTCCCAGGAGAAGCTGATCAAAGAGTGCCTGACCGAAAAGTCTCACACCTGCGTCCTTGCCTTTGTCTCCAACAGCGAAAGCGACTCGGCCAAGAAGGCACTCGACAGCCTGGCCCAACTCTCCTTCAAATACGCCCAAGGCAAGCgcaacctcttccccttctaCGAGGTACCCACCAGCATCAACGGCGCCGCCCCTCTCCTCAGGGCCCTCGATCTCACCAACGAGGTGgagatcatcgccatcaacgCCCGCAGGGGCTGGTGGCGCCACTTTGAGGGTGCCGACTTTGCGCACACCACGGTGGAGAGCTGGATCGACGCCATTCGTATGGGCGAGGGttccaagaagaagcttccCGAGGGCATTGTGGCCATCTCGGTGGAGCAGCCCACACCGGCTACTCCGGAGCCCGAGGCGGACCCGACTGCTGCGGACACCCCCGACGCGACTGAGGCCGCCACCAGCGAGGAACCCACTCCTCTGACTCCCGAAGAGAACGCCACTCGAGTTCCACCCGAGTCCTCCGCGACCGAGGCCACGGATCCCGAACCAGAGTGCCAGACTGGTGCTGCCGAGCAGTGCGGGGCCAGGCCTGCCGCAGAGCATGACGAGCTTTGA